The stretch of DNA GGGCAGTGGTGACCCTAATCAGGGCATGGTTCAACCTAGCCGTGGTGGTCCGCAGGGTCCAGGTGGACCAGTTGGTGCAGGAGGTGGATCCAGTGGTGCAGGTGGACCCACTCCTTTCAACCAGAACCAGTTGCACCAACTCAGGGCCCAGATTATGGCTTATAAAATGCTGGCACGCAGTCAGCCCCTACCAGAGCACCTGCAGATGGCTGTACAGGGGAAGAGGCCCATGCCAGGGATGCAGCAACAGCCGATGCCTAACATGCCACCTTCTGGTGGGCCTGGGGCTGGGCCGGGACCAGCTCAGGCTAATTACAACAGACCACATGGTGGGTTAAGGAAGGCCCTCAGGAAGcctatttaatttattttggtaACCTGTTTCTCAACAAAATTATACCCAAGCATATTTTTCTAATATAAGTTTTAAACaatgaaagcaaaatgtttgATAGCTCAACAGAAACCCCTGGTGGCTGAACAAGATTTTGTCTTAAGCTGTCCAAACAGTTATTGATTACTTTAAAATGATACTGTTGTTCATAGTAATACGTGACATTAATGTTTCAGGCATGGTAGGCCCCAATATGGTGCCTCCTGGACCTGCGGGAGTTCCCCCAGGTATGCAAGGCCAACCTACCAATGGACCCCCAAAATCATGGCCTGAAGGTAAACTTAGTCTTGAGGCTCACTTCAGTCAGCATTGTGTAATTttatgcacacatgcagcagaACTGATTTCTTCTAAATTCATGTCTGCTAGGACCAATGGTGAATGCTGCTGCTCCATCCAACCCTCCCCAGAAGCTGATTCCACCTCAGCCTACTGGCAGACCctcccctgctcctccttctGTGCCCCCTGCTGCCTCCCCAGTAATGCCCCCTCAGACACAGTCCCCGGGACAGCCTGCCCAGCCTCCTCCCATGATGCTACACCAGAAGCAGAACCGCATAACCCCTATTCAAAAACCCCGTGGGCTGGACCCAGTGGAGATCCTCCAGGAGAGAGaatacaggtgagacagagggGGGGGATTGTGTGGGAAAAATACACTGGAACAGTGTTGAATTGTACACCATATCTTCTTGAAACACTATAAAGCAATGTTCTGCTCCCTTATTTGGATGGACCCATTAATGTCggtatttaatttatatttttgtttgaatgctTATTTTTATAAGTTACATATATGTGGCATTGACTAATGCCACATACAAGACCATTTATAGCCTCTGCTAGGTAACCGCACTCCGGATTTGAACCATTTATCAGCAAAATTAAACTTGGAAAGTTTATAAATAGGATTATCATGGTTCAGTGATCGAGAGAATTctaaaaagatgttttaacaTATAGTTCTTTTACAATCATGAGTATTGATGATGATCAGctagaaaggaagaaaaaaatgctttgaatttttcatctttattataatttttttctacatatCTTTTTCAGGCTACAGGCCCGTATTGCTCACCGTATCCAGGAGCTGGAGAACCTGCCTGGCTCTCTAGCTGGTGACCTGCGCACAAAGGCCACCATTGAGCTCAAGGCCCTGAGGCTGCTTAACTTCCAGAGACAGgtagaaatgtaaaaagcaaAGCCAATTTGGGGTGTTTACTTGACCTGTGCTTATTTAACAAGTCTCCAAAATTAATGTTACACTGGCATCTCATTGTTTTCCCCAGTGGAATATATAATAATAAGCTCACTTTTCTGTGCCTACAGCTGCGTCAGGAGGTGGTGGTTTGCATGCGTCGTGACACTGCTTTGGAAACTGCCCTTAACGCTAAGGCGTACAAGCGCAGCAAACGTCAGTCTCTACGTGAGGCTCGCATCACTGAAAAGCTTGAGAAACAGCAGAAGATTGAACAGGAGCGTAAACGTCGTCAGAAACACCAGGTACACAGTGTCAAAAGAGTGGTGGTGGTTTATAGCAGTGCAAAGGGATTCAGTTGTTTTGTATCATTTCTTGATTGTATTTATTGAAAACCATGTGCTGATTTTGTTGTGACTTTGGTTGGCTAgtcccaaaaacaaaacagacctactaaagacagcaaaacaaagtgATTATATTTCTTAACAGAGGAAAACATGACAACACAACtttaaagaggagaaaatgacttttaaaaagaGAGGCTTTAGTTCAGTTCACAATACTTACTGGATTTAATAAGTGGTGTATTTGTGTATTCTTTTATTGATAGGAATACCTCAACAGCATCCTGCAGCACGCCAAGGACTTTAAGGAGTACCACCGCTCCATCACAGCGAAGATTCAGAAGGCCACCAAAGCTGTCGCCACCTATCATGCCAACACTGAGCGTGAGcagaagaaagagaatgagCGCATTGAAAAGGAGAGAATGCGGAGGCTGATGGTGAGACTCAAATCTTAAAGAGACACCTAAATACAGAATTAGTCAGTTTCTGAAATATATGGTATACATGTTGTAGTCTTTATTGTGTATGTTTATTAGTTTAGCACATGCATCTCACCTCTCTGTGAATCCTTTTCCAGGCTGAAGATGAGGAAGGCTATCGTAAACTTATTGACCAAAAGAAAGACAAGCGTCTGGCCTACCTGCTGCAGCAGACGGATGAGTATGTGGCCAACCTCACTGAGCTGGTGCGTGCCCACAAAGCCGCACAAGCTctcaaagagaagaaaaagaagaagaaaaagaaggtaaaAGGTTTATAGCAGGCATTCGTAATGTGTCTCTTGGTAAATTTTAAttgcgtttttttgtttgtttgtgtttttgtgttttttttttgttttttttgtttttttttttttttttttttgtttttttttaaacgtacttttaattttttatgctttcagAAGCCAGAGATTGCAGAGGGTGGTGCTCCTGCTCTGGGACCTGATGGAGAGGTGagtttaaaagaagaaaataacttCAGTTATCACTTATATTTGAGTAAGATATCAGTATTTACAATCTTAATGTgcagcagtgtgtttttgtttacagaattgatgggttgtttttttttttcccctcccccacatttcctctcttctcccagCCTTTAGATGAGACCAGTCAAATGAGCGACCTGCCAGTGAAGGTCATCCATGTAGACAGTGGAAAGATCCTGACTGGGGTTGATGCACCTAAGGCTGGCCAGTTGGAGGCATGGCTTGAAATGAACCCAGGGTAAATGTCACATctaattttaacttttaacttttacaaGGGGTATAATCACATTGTTTGATGTAGAAAGTGAAACGTTTATCCCAAAAAAgtcatcttcttttctttttttttttcttgctgtaacaCCATGAAGTGGGAGGCaattttaaatcttaataaaAATGCTTGAAGTCGATGTTCTGGAATAAAGGTTCAAAGTTACTACTCATAGCACTGAGTGTTATATGAATGGACATCAAAGCCATGTTGTAATGAATAACATTTGTCCTTCAGTAGAATAGAACAGATACTCATGTCTCTATAATTGTATCACCtttgtcaaaaacattttgttcctCTGCAGATACGAGGTAGCACCACGTTCAGACAGCGAAGACAGTGGttcagaagaagaggaggaggaggaggtacaTAACATGGTGAACTCTACATCCAAGCAAAATTCTCACTTGTAATTTTCTTACCAGAACTTTTCtaacatccattttttttaggaggaagaagaggagcagcCTCAGCCCTCTTCAGCTCcaacagaggagaagaagaagattcCTGACCCTGACAGTGAAGACGTATCTGAAGTGGATGTCCGGCACATCATCGAGTAAGATGGAACCACCATTTTGGTGTTATTAGTCCCTGTTGTAACTTCATCTTTGTTGGCAATAAATGAGTCTATGATAAGCATAAAAATTATAGTTAGACCATGTTTaagatgttcattttttattttatgttctgtctctgtatcttatttgtttttatttgctgtttttcatccaCACAAAACATCTCACTGTATTTTTGCCCCCCCTGCTTCCACCAGACACGCCAAGCAGGATGTTGACGATGAGTACGGTAATGCAAGTTTCAACCGAGGCCTACAGTCCTACTACTCTGTGGCTCACGCTGTCACTGAGAAAGTTGACAAACAGTCCTCACTGCTCGTCAATGGGCAGCTCAAGCAATACCAGGTACACATGCAAAATCTGCTGAAAAGAGGAGAATAACTTTTTTAATGAGGCAACTGGAGTCTCATGAGTATCATGCTCTCATATTTAGTGAAATCCAACTTGATGGTTTAATGATTTTTTGTTAACTGAGGCTAACTGTGAACCTTTTCTGCTCAGATCAAAGGCCTGGAATGGCTGGTGTCACTTTACAACAACAACCTGAATGGAATCCTTGCTGATGAGATGGGTCTTGGAAAAACAATCCAGACCATCGCCCTCATCACTTACCTCATGGAGTACAAGCGCCTCAATGGGCCCTTCCTCATCATTGTACCTCTCTCGTGAGTCCTAACATGTCTTCCTCAGTTCCCTGTGGGCTTATCTGTGAGAACACAAATTTAGAAGAAATAAATTCTTATAAAGAAAGCTCTATGGatgctgtttttatgttcataTGTTGAGTGCAGTAGAAACTTTTCTGAACAAAAGTTGTGTGTTATGTTTTCAGAACTCTATCAAACTGGGTCTATGAGTTTGATAAGTGGGCACCATCTGTTGTGAAGGTCTCCTACAAGGTCAGGGGCACCTACTTGGATATTCTGTCAGTTACTCCttgtgatgacaaaaaaaatgtttaaacccAAGGTTGATTATAAGTTATTTAGTTcatgtatacatttttgttgttgaaatcaaatggaaaacatttctgttcacTTTCAGGGGTCTCCAGCTGCCCGTCGTTCATTCGTTCCTATCTTGCGCAGTGGCAAGTTCAACGTGCTACTCACCACGTATGAGTATATTATCAAAGATAAACAAGTGCTAGCAAAGGTAAGGAAGCATCCTCAGATGTAGTTTTGATGTtacataaattaatacattttatatataatcagtctgtcagtcatgACGTTTCTTTCAAATTCCTAAAAGTACTATATTCCCTCCCAAAGATTCGTTGGAAGTACATGATTGTGGACGAGGGCCATCGTATGAAGAACCACCACTGTAAGCTGACCCAGGTCTTGAATACGCACTACTTGGCCCCACGGCGTCTGTTGCTCACAGGCACTCCGCTGCAGAACAAGCTACCTGAACTCTGGGCCCTACTCAACTTCCTCCTGCCCACCATTTTCAAGAGCTGCAGCACCTTTGAACAATGGTTCAATGCCCCCTTCGCCATGACTGGAGAGAAGGTGAGAAACATACCAGactgtattttcaaataaaCTTCCACATAGCATGAGTTGCCATAGAATGTTCTTGAATGCTTAATATATTCTCCTAAtcctcctttctctgtttttattcaagGTTGACCTAAATGAAGAAGAGACCATCCTGATCATTCGACGTTTACACAAGGTTCTCCGACCTTTCTTGCTTCGCCGACTCAAGAAAGAGGTCGAGGCCCAGCTGCCCGAGAAGGTCAGGTtgcattcagttttttaacTTGCTTGTTAAGCACTTTTATTAAGATAATGGTTCTAATGATTCATTCCTTAATGATTTGATTACGGCACTTTAGAAAAGTGGATACTGGATATtgttacatcatttttttcatacaagTGAATTGTCAGTGTTTAAGTCGGATAGGTCAAATTTGCATTcgttttttcattatttctgaaAAAGTAAACTAACTTTACTATTGCAGCTGCTTTTCGTTACCTTTAACTaattatttaaacagtttttcattacttttagctaacagAGTTTTATCCTTTATGTTTAGCAAactattttaactttttagcTAACTTTTTCACCTATTTATCCATACAATTAcctatttcaaacatttatccattacttttagcttcTCTGCTTGCTTGCTATCTAGTGTTCTCACACACTATTAATTGCAACATGATGTGACAACGGACTCcttaatacaaatattttaagcaaataatttataatatttggCTTCTAAGTGGAGTATgtgattcttcttcttctatttcaaccatttttcaTGATCCTTTATGTTTAGCtaatatttcaactgtttatcctTACAATTAGCTATTTAAACCATTTATCCACTACTTTTTGCAAACTATTTCAGCTTCTCTGCTCACTTGCTAacagattttcacacacacacccacagttGCAACATATTTTGACAAATGACTCCTTAACATTAATATgtggatatatattttttttaatcaaacaattgaTATAATTGGTGGCTTTCCTAAGTCTTCCCCTTCTTGTTGGTTTCTAGGTGGAGTATGTGATAAAGTGCGACATGTCAGCCCTACAGAGGGTTCTGTACAGACACATGCAGGCCAAGGGAGTCCTACTCACAGATGGatcagaaaaagacaagaaggtAAGAAAGAGAAGATAAtgtctttaaatttaattgatgAAACCTTATTTTGTAGATGTGAAGTATAGTACAATGAAATTTTTCCTTCTAAATGTTCCAGGGTAAAGGAGGCACAAAGACCTTGATGAACACTATCATGCAACTCAGAAAGATTTGCAACCACCCTTACATGTTCCAGCACATTGAGGTACCAAGAAGACACTTGAACTTAACCAGGCTGTCACTAAAGAGTTTTCTCCTAAGTATACTAAACAGGTTACAGTTATATGAATGCAGAATTCAGagcaaaatgaatgataattaacttttgcttgttttttttttttgttttacaggaaTCTTTCTCTGAACATCTCGGTTATTCTGGTGGAATAGTGACTGGGTACGTAAAGcttaaaattgtgtgtgtttgtacagctCATGTATGTTGTGTAGGTGTGTTATATATGTTGCATACTGGCTCATTCTTGCTCAAATTCTTCCTCTGCCTGTCCAGTGCCGACCTGTACCGCTCCTCTGGGAAGTTTGAGCTCCTGGATCGTATCCTGCCCAAGCTTAGGGCCACAAACCATAAAGTGCTGCTCTTCTGTCAAATGACCTCACTCATGACCATTATGGAGGACTACTTTGCATACCGCAACTTCAAATACCTGCGTCTGGATGGTGAGACACCTCTGACCAAGGCTAACATTTAGGCTACTAGCTATTTATCATCACCATTCTCCTAGAAATTCTCCAGCAATTTAATGCACAATTCACAACATATATAGAAACTCCCAAGTACTTTTATGGGGATTTCACTGTCAACTGACCATAAGGAAAAATTGGGATTCACTTTATTTAACACACTAATCTTTTCCCCTCCAATAGGAACCACTAAGGCAGAGGACCGTGGCATGCTGCTGAAGACATTCAATGATCCAGCCTCTGAGTACTTTGTGTTCCTGCTCAGTACCAGGGCAGGAGGCCTGGGCCTCAACCTGCAGTCTGCTGATACAGTCATCATCTTTGACAGTGACTGGAACCCACATCAGGTACTCGAATCCAAATATATGTTGGCATCAACACAGGTCTTAGTTATGGCAAAGGATATACTGAATATAAGATATAATCAACACTGCCATTTTTTGCCGTCTAACACCATTAGATGAACTATGGTGTAAAAGTAATAAAGTCACAGTAGTCTCCATAGTCAATCCACAGTCACTCCACCTAAACTAATTATACGTTTGTCCTCCTACAGGACTTGCAGGCCCAGGACAGAGCCCACCGTATCGGTCAGCAAAACGAGGTGCGCGTGCTCCGCCTCTGCACCGTCAACAGTGTGGAGGAAAAAATCCTGGCAGCGGCCAAGTACAAACTGAACGTGGACCAGAAAGTCATCCAGGCTGGCATGTTCGACCAGAAGTCCTCAGGCTATGAACGTCGGGCCTTTTTACAGGCCATTCTGGAGCACGAGGAGCAGGACGAGGTCGGGGCTCGAGGAGGCTGCCGCACTAGGGGGGCGTGGGTGGGTGTGATCTGAACCTGTTCCCACATCGCCCACCCACCCACATCCGCCTGTGCGCTGCCCCACCTCttcattctctcctttttttttctcctcctctttctcttttgcttaCTTCCCTGTTTTCTCAGGATTTGTGAGATTTCCTCAATCCAgacctctccttttctcctttatGTATTTCTGCTTCTGCAAAAACCTTTGATGGTTAATATGATACTTTACCTCTTGCactaatacaaaaacatttccccATATTATTccacgtttttctttttcttattgttaatGTTCAAATGTATTTCTCGGGATAACTGAAACAGTTGAATAGGCAAAGCTGTTACAGAGACCTACAAGTGATATTTACAATGCCTACATTTAGTAAGAAGTAATATACGTTGAGTTACTTTTGTTCCCCTTTGCTAAATGAGTCATTAGTTCAGAGACTTGGCTCTGAGGTACCACATAAATCTGCCGTTAGCCTCTTCTCACTCACTCTGTCTCATTCGTccacaggaggaggatgaagtgCCTGATGATGAGACTGTTAATCAGATGATTGCCAGAAGTGAAGAGGAGTTTGAACAATTCATGGTTAGTCCCCTTCCTTTGCCGTTATTAGATACTTTGTAATTTTACAGTCTGAATCCATTAAccccttttttaatttcagcgCATGGATCTAGACAGGCGCCGTGAAGAAGCCCGCAACCCTAAGAGGAAACCTCGTTTGATGGAGGAAGACGATCTGCCCAGTTGGATTTTGAAAGATGACGCTGAGGTTGAAAGGCTAACttgtgaagaagaggagg from Xiphias gladius isolate SHS-SW01 ecotype Sanya breed wild chromosome 3, ASM1685928v1, whole genome shotgun sequence encodes:
- the smarca4a gene encoding SWI/SNF related, matrix associated, actin dependent regulator of chromatin, subfamily a, member 4a isoform X1, giving the protein MSTPDPPMGGTPRPGPSPGPGPSPGGMMGPSPGPSPGSAHSMMGPSPGPPGSGHPHPPQGPSGYSQDNMHQMHKPMEAMHEKGIADDPRYSQMKGMGMRPGGHSGMGPPPSPMDQHSQGYPSPLGGSEHAPSPVPANGPPSGPMMPGGPSGPGAVPMEGSGDPNQGMVQPSRGGPQGPGGPVGAGGGSSGAGGPTPFNQNQLHQLRAQIMAYKMLARSQPLPEHLQMAVQGKRPMPGMQQQPMPNMPPSGGPGAGPGPAQANYNRPHGMVGPNMVPPGPAGVPPGMQGQPTNGPPKSWPEGPMVNAAAPSNPPQKLIPPQPTGRPSPAPPSVPPAASPVMPPQTQSPGQPAQPPPMMLHQKQNRITPIQKPRGLDPVEILQEREYRLQARIAHRIQELENLPGSLAGDLRTKATIELKALRLLNFQRQLRQEVVVCMRRDTALETALNAKAYKRSKRQSLREARITEKLEKQQKIEQERKRRQKHQEYLNSILQHAKDFKEYHRSITAKIQKATKAVATYHANTEREQKKENERIEKERMRRLMAEDEEGYRKLIDQKKDKRLAYLLQQTDEYVANLTELVRAHKAAQALKEKKKKKKKKKPEIAEGGAPALGPDGEPLDETSQMSDLPVKVIHVDSGKILTGVDAPKAGQLEAWLEMNPGYEVAPRSDSEDSGSEEEEEEEEEEEEQPQPSSAPTEEKKKIPDPDSEDVSEVDVRHIIEHAKQDVDDEYGNASFNRGLQSYYSVAHAVTEKVDKQSSLLVNGQLKQYQIKGLEWLVSLYNNNLNGILADEMGLGKTIQTIALITYLMEYKRLNGPFLIIVPLSTLSNWVYEFDKWAPSVVKVSYKGSPAARRSFVPILRSGKFNVLLTTYEYIIKDKQVLAKIRWKYMIVDEGHRMKNHHCKLTQVLNTHYLAPRRLLLTGTPLQNKLPELWALLNFLLPTIFKSCSTFEQWFNAPFAMTGEKVDLNEEETILIIRRLHKVLRPFLLRRLKKEVEAQLPEKVEYVIKCDMSALQRVLYRHMQAKGVLLTDGSEKDKKGKGGTKTLMNTIMQLRKICNHPYMFQHIEESFSEHLGYSGGIVTGADLYRSSGKFELLDRILPKLRATNHKVLLFCQMTSLMTIMEDYFAYRNFKYLRLDGTTKAEDRGMLLKTFNDPASEYFVFLLSTRAGGLGLNLQSADTVIIFDSDWNPHQDLQAQDRAHRIGQQNEVRVLRLCTVNSVEEKILAAAKYKLNVDQKVIQAGMFDQKSSGYERRAFLQAILEHEEQDEVGARGGCRTRGAWEEDEVPDDETVNQMIARSEEEFEQFMRMDLDRRREEARNPKRKPRLMEEDDLPSWILKDDAEVERLTCEEEEEKMFGRGSRQRKEVDYSDSLTEKQWLKAIEEGNLEDIEEEVRHKKTTRKRKRDRDHDGGPATPSSSSGRGRDKDEEVKKAKKRGRPPAEKLSPNPPSLTKKMKKIVDAVIKYKDGNGRQLSEVFIQLPSRKELPEYYELIRKPVDFRKIKERIRSHKYRSLNDLEKDVMLLCQNAQTFNLEGSLIYEDSIVLQSVFTSVRQKIEKEDESEGEESEEEEEEADEGSESESRSVKVKIKLSRKEKGDRGGKGQRRRGRGARAKPVVSDDDSEEEQEEERSASGSDDD
- the smarca4a gene encoding SWI/SNF related, matrix associated, actin dependent regulator of chromatin, subfamily a, member 4a isoform X2; this translates as MSTPDPPMGGTPRPGPSPGPGPSPGGMMGPSPGPSPGSAHSMMGPSPGPPGSGHPHPPQGPSGYSQDNMHQMHKPMEAMHEKGIADDPRYSQMKGMGMRPGGHSGMGPPPSPMDQHSQGYPSPLGGSEHAPSPVPANGPPSGPMMPGGPSGPGAVPMEGSGDPNQGMVQPSRGGPQGPGGPVGAGGGSSGAGGPTPFNQNQLHQLRAQIMAYKMLARSQPLPEHLQMAVQGKRPMPGMQQQPMPNMPPSGGPGAGPGPAQANYNRPHGMVGPNMVPPGPAGVPPGMQGQPTNGPPKSWPEGPMVNAAAPSNPPQKLIPPQPTGRPSPAPPSVPPAASPVMPPQTQSPGQPAQPPPMMLHQKQNRITPIQKPRGLDPVEILQEREYRLQARIAHRIQELENLPGSLAGDLRTKATIELKALRLLNFQRQLRQEVVVCMRRDTALETALNAKAYKRSKRQSLREARITEKLEKQQKIEQERKRRQKHQEYLNSILQHAKDFKEYHRSITAKIQKATKAVATYHANTEREQKKENERIEKERMRRLMAEDEEGYRKLIDQKKDKRLAYLLQQTDEYVANLTELVRAHKAAQALKEKKKKKKKKKPEIAEGGAPALGPDGEPLDETSQMSDLPVKVIHVDSGKILTGVDAPKAGQLEAWLEMNPGYEVAPRSDSEDSGSEEEEEEEEEEEEQPQPSSAPTEEKKKIPDPDSEDVSEVDVRHIIEHAKQDVDDEYGNASFNRGLQSYYSVAHAVTEKVDKQSSLLVNGQLKQYQIKGLEWLVSLYNNNLNGILADEMGLGKTIQTIALITYLMEYKRLNGPFLIIVPLSTLSNWVYEFDKWAPSVVKVSYKGSPAARRSFVPILRSGKFNVLLTTYEYIIKDKQVLAKIRWKYMIVDEGHRMKNHHCKLTQVLNTHYLAPRRLLLTGTPLQNKLPELWALLNFLLPTIFKSCSTFEQWFNAPFAMTGEKVDLNEEETILIIRRLHKVLRPFLLRRLKKEVEAQLPEKVEYVIKCDMSALQRVLYRHMQAKGVLLTDGSEKDKKGKGGTKTLMNTIMQLRKICNHPYMFQHIEESFSEHLGYSGGIVTGADLYRSSGKFELLDRILPKLRATNHKVLLFCQMTSLMTIMEDYFAYRNFKYLRLDGTTKAEDRGMLLKTFNDPASEYFVFLLSTRAGGLGLNLQSADTVIIFDSDWNPHQDLQAQDRAHRIGQQNEVRVLRLCTVNSVEEKILAAAKYKLNVDQKVIQAGMFDQKSSGYERRAFLQAILEHEEQDEEEDEVPDDETVNQMIARSEEEFEQFMRMDLDRRREEARNPKRKPRLMEEDDLPSWILKDDAEVERLTCEEEEEKMFGRGSRQRKEVDYSDSLTEKQWLKAIEEGNLEDIEEEVRHKKTTRKRKRDRDHDGGPATPSSSSGRGRDKDEEVKKAKKRGRPPAEKLSPNPPSLTKKMKKIVDAVIKYKDGNGRQLSEVFIQLPSRKELPEYYELIRKPVDFRKIKERIRSHKYRSLNDLEKDVMLLCQNAQTFNLEGSLIYEDSIVLQSVFTSVRQKIEKEDESEGEESEEEEEEADEGSESESRSVKVKIKLSRKEKGDRGGKGQRRRGRGARAKPVVSDDDSEEEQEEERSASGSDDD